The proteins below come from a single Candidatus Bathyarchaeota archaeon genomic window:
- a CDS encoding PadR family transcriptional regulator produces the protein MSIISNMETAILGLICEKPMHGYEIEKTIEERNMRYWTEISLPSIYKVLTKLEKKSLITSEIKLSKNNIAQKIYTITPQGQQTLKSSLIEILSNVEKTIWRVDLAVANLCFLSKQEVQTSLQKYIASIDESIAIYRQVEAFFQQRNYPPSDYALALRPIMHLKAEKEWATNFMETVTKNE, from the coding sequence ATGAGTATAATATCGAACATGGAAACAGCCATACTAGGCCTCATCTGCGAAAAACCCATGCACGGCTACGAAATCGAAAAAACCATCGAAGAACGAAACATGCGCTACTGGACAGAAATCTCCCTCCCCTCAATCTACAAAGTCCTAACAAAACTCGAAAAAAAATCCCTCATCACCTCAGAAATAAAACTCTCCAAAAACAACATAGCCCAAAAAATCTACACCATCACCCCCCAGGGGCAACAAACCCTGAAAAGCAGCCTCATAGAAATCCTCTCAAACGTCGAAAAAACCATCTGGCGAGTGGATTTAGCCGTAGCCAACCTGTGCTTCTTAAGCAAGCAAGAAGTGCAAACGAGCCTACAGAAATACATAGCATCCATCGACGAAAGCATAGCCATCTACAGGCAGGTAGAAGCGTTTTTCCAACAGCGAAACTACCCGCCAAGCGACTATGCACTCGCGTTGAGGCCCATTATGCATTTGAAAGCCGAAAAGGAATGGGCGACAAACTTTATGGAAACAGTGACTAAAAATGAGTAA
- a CDS encoding SAM-dependent methyltransferase yields the protein MSKPRAFEISPIGKIAQTQEGWQIKILEPYRPALKELESFGHVMVLWWCHMADTAEWRQTLACNKPYRNGPEKIGVFATRSPVRPNPIAVSVTAVLGVNQEEGIVYVPWIDAAPDTPIIDLKPYHPSSDRIRDVSMPQWCSHWPKWAEDSADFDWSREFL from the coding sequence ATGAGTAAACCAAGAGCCTTTGAAATCTCCCCGATTGGAAAGATAGCGCAAACCCAAGAGGGATGGCAAATAAAAATCCTTGAACCCTACCGACCTGCTCTAAAGGAACTAGAAAGCTTTGGCCACGTTATGGTTTTGTGGTGGTGCCATATGGCGGATACTGCAGAGTGGCGACAGACCCTTGCGTGTAACAAGCCATACAGGAATGGACCTGAAAAAATCGGCGTATTCGCGACTCGCTCACCCGTTAGGCCAAACCCGATAGCGGTAAGCGTCACAGCCGTTTTAGGGGTCAACCAAGAAGAAGGCATAGTTTATGTTCCATGGATAGATGCAGCGCCAGATACGCCGATTATCGATTTAAAACCTTACCATCCCTCATCAGACAGGATACGCGATGTCTCTATGCCTCAGTGGTGTAGCCACTGGCCGAAATGGGCTGAGGATTCAGCAGATTTTGACTGGAGCAGAGAATTCCTCTAA
- a CDS encoding 30S ribosomal protein S30e, with product MPTHGSLSKAGKVRSQTPKVQAQERTAPSPKNRTRRNYEKRVILQRKAGQNWMQ from the coding sequence ATGCCAACTCACGGATCACTCTCAAAAGCTGGGAAAGTCAGGTCTCAAACACCTAAAGTCCAAGCTCAAGAACGCACTGCTCCAAGCCCCAAAAACAGAACCAGACGCAACTACGAGAAGCGTGTGATTCTGCAGCGAAAAGCAGGCCAAAACTGGATGCAATAA
- a CDS encoding GNAT family N-acetyltransferase: MAYPAAWEKTYTAKNGAKILFRPEKAADTEMLWEMYSSLLDATTENLVPPFTRQRIEGWTQNIDYSSVLAIVAVTEDAHIVATASLKFSPQEVFRHKAELGITVHDSYQNLGIGTELLMHLLSIAKEKQLKKIFLTVNVNNAKAQRLYHKAGFTLEGTLRGEMQLNGKFIDEYRMALFL, from the coding sequence ATGGCGTATCCTGCAGCTTGGGAAAAAACCTATACGGCAAAAAATGGTGCAAAAATCCTTTTTCGCCCCGAAAAAGCCGCTGACACCGAAATGCTCTGGGAAATGTACTCTTCGCTTTTGGATGCAACCACCGAAAATTTGGTTCCGCCCTTCACCCGCCAAAGAATAGAGGGCTGGACCCAAAACATCGACTACAGCAGTGTCTTAGCCATTGTTGCAGTTACAGAGGATGCTCACATCGTTGCGACGGCTTCGCTTAAGTTCAGTCCGCAGGAAGTTTTTAGGCACAAAGCCGAATTGGGCATAACGGTGCATGATAGCTACCAGAACTTAGGCATAGGCACCGAGCTGCTAATGCATCTATTGAGCATCGCTAAAGAAAAACAGCTTAAAAAAATATTTTTAACCGTAAACGTAAACAACGCTAAAGCACAACGGCTCTACCATAAAGCAGGCTTCACCCTTGAAGGAACCCTGCGCGGCGAGATGCAGCTCAACGGCAAATTCATCGATGAGTACCGTATGGCGCTTTTCCTCTGA
- a CDS encoding tRNA uridine(34) 5-carboxymethylaminomethyl modification radical SAM/GNAT enzyme Elp3, protein MTQTDALREIIQTLQTMESPTRNDVNKLKIRTAAKYRLQKVPSNADLISQLTPKEAKQLLPILKRKVTRTISGVTVVATMTKPYPCPQPEPCAYCPGGPATGSPQSYTGHEPAAMRGAQNNFDPYLQVKSRIEQLTAIGHKVDKIELIVMGGTFPATPPEYQAWFIQRALDAITDMPSSSLAQAKANAEQSAIRNVGITVETRPDWAKQPHIDALLDMGVTRIELGVQNPDDEIYRLVGRTHTVADVVEATRVAKDAGLKIVYHMMPGMPGSDSQKDIAAFQRIFSDPDFKPDMIKIYPCLAIAGTKAYQWHQQGKFEPYSTEQAAEVIAQIKKTIPKWVRIMRVQRDIPARLIDAGVKKSDLRELAQRRLKAEGLRCQCIRCREVGHRLEADHIQADPEKVRILTERYMASEGTEFFISAEDTENDVLLGYLRLRIPSPRAHRVEVAEAASAIVRELHVYGPLVPVGGHSKTAWQHRGYGRELLAWAEQIAAECGREKLLVISALGTRRYYMRLGYRRDGVYVSKRLTKHE, encoded by the coding sequence TTGACTCAAACTGATGCCCTGCGTGAAATCATCCAGACCCTGCAGACTATGGAGTCGCCTACCCGAAATGACGTAAACAAGCTTAAAATCCGCACCGCAGCCAAATACCGCCTCCAAAAGGTTCCCTCAAACGCAGACCTCATCAGCCAACTCACACCAAAGGAAGCAAAGCAGCTTTTGCCCATTCTGAAACGAAAAGTCACCCGAACCATCAGCGGCGTAACCGTCGTCGCCACCATGACTAAACCTTACCCGTGCCCCCAGCCTGAACCCTGCGCCTACTGCCCCGGAGGACCAGCAACGGGGTCGCCTCAGAGCTACACAGGGCATGAACCAGCCGCGATGCGGGGCGCACAAAACAACTTCGACCCGTATTTGCAGGTGAAAAGCCGAATCGAGCAGCTCACCGCCATCGGGCATAAAGTCGATAAAATAGAGCTTATCGTGATGGGCGGAACCTTCCCCGCGACGCCGCCTGAGTATCAGGCATGGTTTATCCAGCGGGCACTCGACGCCATAACCGACATGCCCTCAAGCAGCCTTGCCCAGGCCAAAGCCAACGCGGAACAAAGCGCCATCCGCAACGTCGGCATAACCGTGGAGACAAGGCCTGACTGGGCAAAGCAGCCCCACATCGACGCGCTCCTCGATATGGGCGTGACTCGTATTGAGTTGGGCGTGCAGAATCCCGATGACGAAATCTACCGCTTAGTGGGCAGGACACATACGGTTGCCGATGTGGTGGAGGCAACACGCGTCGCCAAGGATGCGGGGCTCAAAATCGTCTACCACATGATGCCCGGCATGCCCGGCTCCGACTCACAAAAGGATATCGCGGCTTTTCAGCGCATCTTTTCTGACCCCGACTTCAAACCTGATATGATCAAAATTTACCCGTGCCTAGCCATCGCGGGCACCAAAGCCTACCAGTGGCATCAGCAGGGCAAATTTGAGCCCTACAGCACCGAGCAAGCCGCAGAAGTCATCGCACAAATCAAAAAAACCATACCTAAATGGGTCCGAATTATGCGTGTCCAACGTGATATCCCCGCTCGGCTCATCGATGCAGGCGTCAAGAAAAGCGACCTACGCGAGCTTGCACAGCGCAGACTCAAAGCGGAGGGGCTCCGTTGCCAGTGTATTCGCTGCCGCGAAGTGGGACACCGCCTCGAAGCCGACCACATCCAAGCGGACCCAGAAAAAGTCAGAATCCTAACCGAACGCTACATGGCATCGGAGGGCACCGAGTTCTTCATATCTGCTGAAGACACAGAGAACGATGTGCTGCTGGGTTACCTGCGGCTACGCATCCCATCCCCGCGGGCGCATCGAGTCGAAGTCGCCGAGGCAGCATCCGCCATCGTACGTGAGCTGCATGTTTATGGCCCCCTTGTCCCCGTCGGCGGCCACAGCAAGACCGCTTGGCAGCACCGCGGCTATGGCAGGGAGCTTTTGGCGTGGGCAGAGCAGATTGCCGCTGAGTGCGGGCGGGAAAAGCTTTTAGTTATCAGCGCGTTAGGAACAAGACGATACTACATGCGCTTGGGTTACAGGCGTGATGGAGTTTACGTTTCAAAGAGGCTTACAAAGCATGAGTGA
- the gatD gene encoding Glu-tRNA(Gln) amidotransferase subunit GatD, protein MSELEASGYRGKALELLTSANCSVGDILRVTSKAKTYEGILIPRFGEGQAIIIKMKSGYNIGIKATAEVAVEKVGVGAKPSFAAPPLPKQNPTLPHVVIMSTGGTIASRVDYRTGAVRSAMSASDLYGVVPELADLARVDTEIVFSIYSENMRPQDWTALAEKVTQRIEEGVDGVVIAHGTDTMAYTAAALSFALQNLPVPVILVGAQRSSDRPSSDAATNLIGAVKAAGEAPFAEVGLAMHQTVSDAAIVVHRGVKVRKCHTSRRDTFKSINGFPLATIENHQVTMTAESFQKRDPNRKLTLKPSFCSKVALVKFHPGLDPAVIDFYAEQGFKGILLEGSGLGHVSKFCFDAIKRATSKGVVVALASQCIWGRVNMNVYDTGRDLQGIGVVPLEDMFPETALVKLMWALGQTADPKEATVLLKTNIAGEYSPRTLPQEGTLNYGGKQ, encoded by the coding sequence ATGAGTGAACTTGAAGCATCAGGCTACCGGGGCAAAGCCCTTGAGTTGCTGACATCAGCGAACTGCAGCGTCGGCGACATCCTACGGGTCACCAGCAAAGCAAAAACCTACGAGGGCATCTTGATCCCCCGCTTCGGCGAAGGCCAAGCCATAATCATCAAAATGAAAAGCGGCTACAACATCGGCATAAAAGCCACCGCGGAAGTGGCCGTCGAGAAAGTCGGCGTCGGCGCCAAACCCAGCTTCGCCGCGCCCCCGCTGCCCAAACAAAACCCCACGTTGCCCCACGTCGTCATCATGAGCACCGGCGGAACCATCGCCAGCCGCGTGGATTACCGCACAGGAGCCGTCCGCAGCGCAATGTCGGCCAGCGACCTCTACGGCGTCGTGCCTGAACTGGCGGATCTTGCCCGCGTGGACACCGAAATCGTGTTTAGCATCTACAGCGAGAACATGCGTCCGCAGGACTGGACCGCGCTTGCAGAGAAGGTGACGCAGCGCATCGAGGAGGGCGTGGACGGCGTAGTCATCGCCCATGGCACCGACACCATGGCATACACCGCGGCGGCCTTGAGTTTTGCATTACAGAACCTCCCCGTCCCAGTCATTTTGGTGGGTGCTCAGCGTTCCTCAGACCGCCCCAGCAGCGACGCCGCAACCAACCTCATCGGCGCAGTCAAAGCCGCAGGTGAAGCCCCCTTCGCCGAGGTCGGCTTAGCCATGCATCAAACCGTCTCGGACGCAGCCATCGTGGTGCACCGCGGAGTTAAAGTCCGCAAATGCCACACCAGCCGCCGAGACACCTTCAAATCCATAAACGGTTTCCCCCTCGCCACCATCGAAAACCATCAAGTTACCATGACCGCAGAGAGCTTTCAGAAACGAGACCCCAACCGCAAGTTAACCCTCAAACCCAGCTTCTGCAGCAAAGTTGCCCTCGTCAAGTTCCATCCGGGACTTGACCCCGCAGTCATCGACTTCTACGCTGAACAGGGCTTCAAGGGCATCCTGCTGGAGGGCTCGGGGCTGGGGCATGTGAGCAAATTCTGTTTTGACGCAATCAAACGCGCCACCTCCAAAGGCGTGGTTGTAGCGCTTGCCTCCCAGTGCATCTGGGGACGCGTCAACATGAACGTGTATGATACAGGCCGCGACCTGCAAGGCATCGGCGTGGTGCCGCTAGAGGACATGTTCCCCGAAACCGCGCTTGTCAAACTCATGTGGGCGCTGGGGCAAACCGCCGACCCCAAAGAAGCCACCGTGCTGCTTAAAACCAACATTGCAGGCGAATACTCGCCTCGGACGCTTCCCCAGGAAGGCACACTTAACTATGGAGGAAAACAGTAA
- the gatE gene encoding Glu-tRNA(Gln) amidotransferase subunit GatE, which translates to MAIDYAKAGLKVGLEIHQQLNVNSKLFCCCPPELFKEEPEITFLRRLRPTQSELGQVDPAAFFEFQKGVRILYEANRKSSCLVEMDEEPPHPINLDAVKVVLTASLMMNMQPVDEVHVMRKTVIDGSNTTGFQRTCTLALDGWIKVGEKVIAMQAAFLEEDAARKTGTQDEGKTIRYRIDRLGIPLIEVATAPVIYSPKEAEEVAFAIGRILRDTGKVMRGLGTIRQDLNVSIAEGTLIEIKGVQELELISTVVDYEVQRQLNLVAVKQELAKRGITPELLKPEFVDVTGLFRSTKSKVIKKAIDKNQKVLAVKLPGFNGLTGKELMPGFRLGSELSDYAKFWGRVGGIFHTDEVLANYGITAEEVAALRAAVDAGEADAVVFVADTAENTHDALKAVVDRAQVACTHIPQETRTAKDDGTTRYMRPRPGAARMYPETDIPPQEITTELIEEIKAHLPEFADKKLARLTKQYSLNEKLAKQLLDCEYNAIFEETAKACQVAASTIAAFLTETVKALRREGVATENVSDEQIGAIFGAVGAGELAKEAVADVFSWLAKNEGKTVQDAIEALGLKMLTEVEVAPIIDRIIAANKLQIEKLGKNAFGMLMGAVMKEVRGKANPELVGKLLRQRLS; encoded by the coding sequence ATGGCGATCGACTACGCAAAAGCTGGCCTTAAAGTCGGCTTAGAAATCCACCAGCAACTCAACGTTAACAGCAAACTCTTCTGCTGCTGCCCCCCGGAGCTGTTTAAGGAAGAACCCGAAATCACTTTCCTGCGGCGACTACGCCCAACCCAGAGCGAGCTGGGGCAGGTGGATCCCGCAGCGTTCTTTGAGTTCCAAAAGGGCGTGCGCATCCTCTACGAAGCCAACCGCAAAAGCAGCTGCCTAGTCGAGATGGATGAGGAGCCCCCGCATCCCATCAACCTCGACGCCGTAAAAGTGGTTTTAACCGCCTCGCTTATGATGAACATGCAGCCCGTCGACGAAGTGCATGTTATGAGAAAAACCGTCATCGATGGCAGCAACACCACGGGGTTCCAGCGCACCTGCACCCTCGCATTGGATGGCTGGATAAAAGTCGGGGAAAAAGTCATCGCCATGCAGGCGGCTTTTCTCGAGGAGGACGCCGCAAGAAAAACAGGCACCCAAGACGAGGGCAAAACCATCCGCTACCGCATCGACAGATTAGGCATCCCCTTAATCGAAGTCGCAACCGCGCCGGTCATCTATTCACCAAAGGAAGCCGAGGAAGTGGCGTTTGCCATAGGCAGAATCCTACGTGACACAGGCAAAGTCATGCGTGGCTTAGGCACCATCCGCCAAGACCTCAACGTTTCAATCGCAGAGGGCACTCTCATCGAGATTAAGGGCGTGCAGGAACTCGAATTGATATCCACAGTCGTCGACTATGAGGTGCAACGCCAACTTAACCTGGTCGCAGTCAAGCAGGAACTTGCCAAACGAGGCATCACCCCCGAGTTGCTCAAGCCAGAATTCGTTGACGTCACCGGCCTGTTTAGATCCACCAAAAGCAAAGTCATCAAAAAAGCCATAGACAAAAATCAGAAGGTCCTCGCCGTTAAACTCCCCGGCTTTAACGGGTTAACGGGCAAGGAATTGATGCCTGGCTTCCGATTGGGCAGCGAGTTGTCGGATTACGCCAAGTTCTGGGGCAGAGTCGGAGGCATCTTCCACACCGACGAGGTGCTCGCAAACTACGGCATCACCGCCGAAGAAGTCGCCGCGTTGCGAGCCGCAGTGGACGCGGGGGAAGCGGACGCGGTGGTTTTTGTCGCTGACACCGCAGAAAACACCCATGACGCCCTCAAAGCAGTGGTTGACCGCGCACAGGTCGCCTGCACCCATATCCCCCAGGAAACCCGAACCGCCAAAGACGACGGCACCACCCGCTACATGCGTCCCCGCCCAGGCGCCGCCCGCATGTACCCCGAAACCGACATCCCACCCCAAGAAATCACCACTGAACTCATCGAAGAAATCAAAGCCCACCTGCCTGAATTCGCAGACAAAAAACTCGCCCGCCTAACCAAACAGTACAGCCTCAACGAGAAACTCGCCAAGCAACTCCTCGACTGTGAATACAACGCCATATTCGAAGAAACCGCCAAAGCCTGCCAAGTCGCAGCCTCAACAATCGCAGCGTTCCTCACTGAAACCGTCAAAGCCCTCCGACGCGAGGGCGTAGCAACCGAAAATGTTTCCGACGAGCAAATCGGAGCCATCTTTGGAGCCGTCGGCGCCGGCGAGTTAGCTAAAGAAGCCGTGGCTGACGTGTTTAGTTGGCTAGCTAAAAATGAGGGCAAAACCGTGCAGGATGCCATTGAGGCTTTGGGTTTAAAGATGCTCACTGAAGTCGAAGTGGCGCCGATTATCGACCGCATAATCGCAGCCAACAAGCTCCAAATTGAGAAGCTGGGCAAAAACGCGTTTGGCATGCTGATGGGCGCCGTCATGAAGGAGGTCCGCGGCAAAGCAAACCCGGAACTCGTCGGCAAGCTGCTGCGGCAACGCCTAAGCTAA